In the genome of Bradyrhizobium arachidis, one region contains:
- a CDS encoding formate dehydrogenase subunit gamma, producing MTAVYEPWDETRGAEIIAEHAKQEGATLVILHALQEAFGYVPEAAIPMVAQALNLSRAEVHGVFTFYHDFRHKPAGRHVLKLCRAEACQAAGGDALAARAESKLGVSLGNTTADDRVTLEPIYCLGLCATAPSAMLDGRLVGRLDERRLDALVAEAQR from the coding sequence ATGACAGCGGTTTACGAGCCTTGGGACGAGACGCGCGGCGCCGAGATCATCGCTGAACATGCGAAGCAGGAGGGCGCAACGCTCGTCATCCTGCATGCGCTTCAGGAGGCGTTCGGCTACGTGCCGGAGGCGGCGATTCCCATGGTCGCGCAGGCGCTGAATCTGTCGCGCGCCGAGGTGCACGGCGTTTTCACCTTCTATCATGATTTCCGCCACAAGCCGGCCGGCCGCCACGTGCTGAAGCTGTGCCGCGCAGAGGCCTGCCAGGCCGCGGGCGGCGATGCGCTGGCCGCGCGCGCCGAATCGAAGCTTGGCGTGTCGCTCGGCAATACGACGGCTGATGATCGCGTCACGCTCGAGCCGATCTACTGCCTCGGCCTGTGCGCGACCGCGCCGTCGGCGATGCTTGATGGCAGGCTCGTCGGCCGGCTCGACGAGAGGCGCCTCGATGCGCTGGTCGCGGAGGCACAGCGATGA
- a CDS encoding bifunctional [glutamine synthetase] adenylyltransferase/[glutamine synthetase]-adenylyl-L-tyrosine phosphorylase has product MNHSAPGNADKTGVSLATRFAEAPHIAASATDERRLESWLAELEPAQSARIEGLLSHPFARDILAGIAEFSPYLFDLVRADALRLIRLLECDPDAHLPALIAEARGAVLAAGDETEVMRLLRRMKAEAALLTALCDIGGVWPVMQVTVALTDVAVSSVQAALQYLLRQEAARGKLSPPNPEAPEEGSGLIVLAMGKMGAGELNYSSDIDLIVFFDPEATTLAPDIEPQPFFVRVTQGMARILQQRTYDGYVFRVDLRLRPDPSSTQVAISRDAALNYYEREGRTWERAAMIKARACAGDPRAGEALLAEIAPFVWRKHLDFAALADVHDMKRQMQTYRGQSEIAVEGHNVKVGRGGIREIEFFAQTQQLIAGGRHPELRVRPTLKALDILASSNWITSAARDELTTAYEFLRRVEHRLQMIADEQTHALPEDKEAVERFARFFGYADREAFARDLLRQLEIVQGHYEKLFEGDDLTGTAKLPALDYSTGPDDPRLLQYLSSLGFKKPAALAQTVRDWITGDYRVFRNDQTRGAFVEFVPALIEGLAHAEEPDRAVVAFDQFLQALQRGGRLITLLGQNRDLVALVALVLGAAPRLGEMLARQPQLMDGLIDPRFFGAMPDKQELSGRLAATVQDAGSYEEFLDRLRLFGQESLFLIGTRILSGTVSAQQASTAFADVAEGIVHTVHGLVAERFAAQHGRIKDQETAIIAMGRLGSREMTASSDLDLILLYDFDSDEPDSDGPKSLQGAHYFARFTQRLISAFTTRTNYGVLYEIDMRLRPSGRAGPVASSLVSFADYQANEAWTWEHMALTRARVVSASSEFQGRIERVIRDVLTRRRDPAITANDVADMRHAIAQEKGESDHWDLKYAAGGMVDIDFIAQYLQLVHAHDKPEILDVSTLQVLDNACRLGVLSQSETEILRAAARLYHDLTQILRLCVSDRFKPETAGTDLQRVMARAGDAPDFSALEARVKETQSEVRRVFSALLEGK; this is encoded by the coding sequence ATGAACCACTCCGCGCCGGGAAACGCGGACAAGACTGGTGTGAGCCTCGCGACCCGCTTCGCGGAGGCTCCCCATATTGCCGCTTCCGCAACCGACGAACGACGTCTTGAGAGCTGGCTGGCGGAACTTGAGCCGGCACAATCCGCCCGTATCGAGGGCTTGCTGAGCCATCCCTTCGCGCGGGATATCCTGGCCGGCATTGCGGAATTCTCGCCCTATCTGTTCGATCTGGTGCGCGCCGATGCACTGCGCCTGATCCGCCTGCTCGAATGCGATCCGGATGCGCATCTTCCCGCGTTGATCGCGGAGGCGAGGGGCGCAGTGCTCGCGGCGGGCGACGAAACCGAGGTGATGCGCCTGCTCCGCCGCATGAAGGCGGAAGCGGCTCTGCTGACCGCGCTGTGCGACATCGGCGGGGTCTGGCCGGTGATGCAGGTGACGGTGGCGCTGACCGACGTCGCGGTGTCCTCGGTGCAGGCGGCGCTCCAGTATCTGCTGCGGCAGGAAGCCGCACGTGGCAAGCTCTCACCGCCCAATCCGGAAGCCCCTGAAGAGGGCAGCGGCCTGATCGTGCTCGCGATGGGCAAGATGGGGGCGGGTGAGCTGAACTATTCCAGCGACATCGATCTTATCGTGTTCTTCGATCCCGAAGCCACGACGCTGGCGCCCGACATCGAGCCGCAGCCGTTCTTCGTCCGTGTGACGCAAGGCATGGCGCGCATCCTCCAGCAGCGCACCTATGACGGTTACGTCTTCCGCGTCGATCTGCGCCTGCGCCCGGATCCGTCCTCGACGCAAGTGGCGATCTCGCGCGACGCCGCGCTGAACTACTACGAGCGGGAAGGGCGGACCTGGGAGCGCGCCGCGATGATCAAGGCGCGCGCCTGTGCCGGCGATCCCCGGGCGGGCGAGGCGTTGCTCGCCGAGATCGCGCCGTTCGTCTGGCGCAAACATCTCGACTTCGCCGCACTTGCCGACGTGCACGACATGAAGCGGCAGATGCAGACCTATCGCGGCCAGAGCGAGATCGCGGTCGAGGGGCACAACGTCAAGGTCGGCCGCGGCGGCATCCGCGAGATCGAGTTCTTCGCGCAGACGCAGCAGCTGATCGCGGGCGGCCGCCATCCCGAATTGCGGGTGCGGCCGACGCTCAAGGCGCTCGACATTCTCGCCTCAAGCAACTGGATCACGTCCGCTGCGCGCGACGAGCTGACCACGGCGTACGAATTCCTGCGCCGGGTCGAGCATCGTCTCCAGATGATCGCCGACGAGCAGACTCATGCGTTGCCTGAGGACAAGGAGGCGGTCGAGCGTTTTGCGCGCTTCTTTGGCTATGCGGATCGCGAAGCCTTCGCGCGCGACCTGTTGCGCCAGCTCGAGATCGTGCAGGGGCATTACGAAAAACTGTTCGAGGGCGACGACCTGACCGGCACGGCTAAGCTGCCGGCGCTCGACTACAGCACGGGTCCCGACGATCCGCGCCTACTGCAATATCTGTCCTCGCTCGGCTTCAAGAAGCCTGCCGCCCTCGCGCAGACCGTGCGCGACTGGATCACCGGCGATTATCGCGTGTTCCGCAATGATCAGACGCGAGGCGCCTTCGTCGAGTTCGTGCCGGCCCTGATCGAGGGGCTCGCCCATGCCGAGGAGCCGGATCGCGCCGTCGTGGCGTTCGACCAATTCCTCCAGGCGCTCCAGCGCGGCGGCCGGCTGATCACGCTGCTCGGCCAGAACCGCGATCTCGTGGCGCTGGTGGCCTTGGTGCTGGGCGCAGCGCCCCGGCTTGGCGAGATGCTGGCGCGGCAGCCGCAGCTCATGGACGGGCTGATCGATCCGCGTTTCTTCGGCGCCATGCCGGACAAGCAGGAATTGTCGGGACGGCTGGCGGCGACCGTGCAGGACGCCGGCTCATACGAGGAATTCCTCGATCGCCTGCGCCTGTTCGGGCAGGAGAGCCTGTTCCTGATCGGCACGCGCATCCTGTCCGGCACCGTCTCGGCGCAGCAGGCAAGCACGGCCTTTGCCGACGTTGCCGAAGGCATCGTCCACACCGTGCACGGCCTCGTCGCCGAGCGCTTCGCGGCCCAGCACGGCCGCATCAAGGATCAGGAGACCGCGATCATCGCGATGGGCCGGCTCGGCAGCCGCGAGATGACGGCCTCGTCCGATCTCGACCTGATCCTGCTCTACGATTTCGACAGCGACGAGCCGGACTCGGACGGACCGAAGTCGCTCCAGGGCGCGCATTATTTCGCCCGCTTCACCCAGCGCCTGATCAGCGCCTTCACGACCCGCACCAATTACGGCGTGCTCTACGAGATCGACATGCGGCTGCGTCCCTCGGGGCGCGCCGGCCCGGTGGCCTCGAGCCTCGTCTCCTTCGCGGATTACCAGGCCAACGAGGCCTGGACCTGGGAGCACATGGCGCTGACGCGCGCGCGCGTGGTGTCGGCTTCGAGCGAATTCCAGGGGCGGATCGAGCGCGTGATCCGCGATGTCCTGACCCGCCGCCGCGATCCCGCGATCACCGCCAACGACGTCGCCGACATGCGGCACGCGATCGCGCAGGAGAAGGGCGAGAGCGACCATTGGGATCTCAAATATGCCGCCGGCGGCATGGTCGATATCGACTTCATCGCGCAATATCTCCAGCTCGTGCACGCGCACGACAAGCCCGAGATCCTCGACGTCAGCACCTTGCAGGTGCTGGACAACGCATGCCGGCTCGGCGTGCTCTCACAGTCGGAGACCGAGATCCTGCGTGCCGCGGCGCGGCTCTATCACGATCTGACGCAGATCCTACGGCTCTGCGTCAGTGACCGCTTCAAGCCTGAGACCGCCGGCACCGATCTTCAGCGCGTGATGGCGCGCGCCGGCGATGCGCCGGATTTCTCCGCGCTGGAGGCCCGCGTGAAGGAGACGCAGAGCGAGGTGCGGCGCGTGTTCAGCGCGCTTCTGGAAGGGAAATAG
- a CDS encoding formate dehydrogenase subunit delta — protein sequence MSSPDRLVYMANQIGTFFRSQGHDKAVPGIAEHIKKFWDPRMKRAIFAHLDAGGAGLEPNVLEALTSLKQAISLPEAR from the coding sequence ATGTCGTCGCCTGACCGCCTCGTCTACATGGCCAACCAGATCGGCACGTTCTTCCGCAGCCAGGGCCACGACAAGGCCGTGCCGGGGATCGCCGAGCACATCAAGAAGTTCTGGGATCCCCGGATGAAGCGCGCGATCTTCGCCCATCTCGATGCCGGCGGCGCTGGGCTCGAGCCGAACGTGCTCGAAGCCCTGACGTCGCTGAAGCAGGCTATTTCCCTTCCAGAAGCGCGCTGA
- the fdhD gene encoding formate dehydrogenase accessory sulfurtransferase FdhD gives MHVPVQAIDRDIWRDGVTSDGTRLIPEETPLALTYNGGTYAVMMGTPQNLEDFAVGFSLDEGIIKSVDDIKSLDVVRLDDGIELRMWLASDDAARISERRRHIAGPTGCGICGIDSIAEAVRPAAVVPQGTIFTPQQIMTAMQAIAPLQSINMQTRAVHAAAFWSPANGIVALREDVGRHNALDKLAGSLARSRTDASAGLVLLTSRVSVEMVQKTAAIGAPVMVAVSAPTALAVRTAEAAGITLIAIARSDGFEVFTHQGRIAALGAQEIIDVVA, from the coding sequence ATGCACGTGCCTGTCCAGGCCATCGACCGCGACATCTGGCGTGACGGCGTCACGTCGGATGGGACGCGGCTGATCCCGGAGGAGACGCCGCTGGCGCTGACCTATAATGGCGGCACTTACGCCGTCATGATGGGGACGCCGCAGAACCTCGAGGATTTCGCCGTCGGCTTCAGCCTGGACGAAGGCATCATCAAGTCGGTCGACGACATCAAGTCGCTCGACGTGGTTCGCCTCGACGACGGCATCGAGCTGCGCATGTGGCTGGCCTCGGACGACGCCGCGCGCATCAGCGAGCGCCGCCGTCACATCGCTGGCCCCACCGGCTGCGGCATCTGTGGCATCGACTCCATCGCGGAGGCCGTGCGGCCCGCGGCCGTCGTGCCGCAAGGGACCATCTTCACGCCGCAGCAGATCATGACCGCGATGCAGGCGATCGCTCCCCTGCAATCGATCAACATGCAGACCCGCGCGGTCCATGCCGCAGCGTTCTGGTCGCCGGCAAACGGCATTGTGGCCCTGCGTGAAGACGTCGGCCGCCACAATGCGCTGGACAAGCTCGCGGGATCGCTGGCGCGGAGCCGGACCGACGCCAGCGCCGGCCTGGTGCTGCTGACGAGCCGTGTCTCGGTCGAGATGGTGCAGAAGACGGCCGCCATCGGCGCGCCTGTCATGGTCGCGGTCTCCGCCCCCACTGCGCTTGCGGTGCGCACCGCGGAGGCTGCCGGCATCACGCTGATTGCGATTGCCCGCAGCGACGGGTTTGAAGTGTTCACGCACCAGGGCCGCATCGCGGCTCTTGGTGCCCAGGAGATTATCGATGTCGTCGCCTGA
- the fdhF gene encoding formate dehydrogenase subunit alpha, with translation MSLIEEIDYGTPRSKSETMVTLTIDGNQVTVPEGTSIMRAAMDAGHQIPKLCATDMVDAYGSCRLCLVEIEGRAGTPASCTTPVMNGLVIHTQTERLKKLRKGVMELYISDHPLDCLTCGANGDCELQDMAGAVGLRDVRYGYEGENHVFAKTNGCSNDHWMPKDESNPYFTYDPSKCIVCSRCVRACEEVQGTFALTISGRGFDSRVSPGMSESFLGSECVSCGACVQACPTATLTEKSVIEIGQPEHSVVTTCAYCGVGCAFKAEMRGEEVVRMVPYKDGKANRGHSCVKGRFAWGYTNHKERILKPMIRERIEDPWKEVSWDEAFSFAAARMRGIQKKYGRDAIGGITSSRCTNEETYLVQKLIRGGFGNNNVDTCARVCHSPTGYGLSQTFGTSAGTQDFDSVEETDVAVIIGANPASAHPVFASRLKKRLRQGAKLIVIDPRRTEMVESPHVKALHLPLMPGTNVAVVTALAHVIVTEGLVNEAFVRERCDWAEFEEWAAFVAQPKHSPESTAILTGVDPKVLREAARVYATGGNGAIYYGLGVTEHSQGSTTVIAIANLAMATGNIGRPGVGVNPLRGQNNVQGSCDMGSFPHELPGYRHISGDAVRDQFEALWNVKLNPEPGLRIPNMFDAAIEGTFMGIYVQGEDILQSDPNTSHVVAALSAMECVIVHDLFLNETANYAHVFLPGSSFLEKDGTFTNAERRIQRVRKVMTPKNGMADWEVTIALAKAMGFEMNYSHPSEIMDEIAALTPTFTGVSYAKLDELGSVQWPCNEKAPEGTPVMHIGGFVRGKGKFIVTEYVATDERTGPRFPLLLTTGRILSQYNVGAQTRRTENVVWHAEDRLEIHPHDAEQRGVRDGDWVRLTSRAGETTLRAEITDRVSPGVVYTTFHHPDTQANVITTDYSDWATNCPEYKVTAVQISPSNGPSDWQKAYDEQARHSRRIVPAEAAE, from the coding sequence ATGTCTCTGATCGAGGAAATCGACTACGGCACGCCGCGCTCCAAATCGGAAACGATGGTCACGCTGACCATCGACGGCAATCAGGTCACGGTGCCCGAGGGCACCTCGATCATGCGGGCCGCGATGGACGCCGGCCACCAGATCCCGAAGCTCTGCGCCACCGACATGGTCGACGCCTACGGCTCCTGCCGGCTCTGCCTCGTCGAGATCGAGGGCCGCGCCGGCACGCCTGCATCCTGCACGACGCCGGTCATGAACGGCCTCGTCATTCACACCCAGACCGAGCGGTTGAAGAAGCTGCGCAAGGGCGTGATGGAGCTCTACATCTCCGACCATCCGCTCGACTGCCTCACCTGCGGCGCCAACGGCGATTGCGAATTGCAGGACATGGCCGGCGCCGTCGGCCTGCGCGACGTGCGCTACGGCTATGAGGGCGAGAACCACGTTTTCGCCAAGACGAACGGCTGCAGCAACGACCACTGGATGCCGAAGGACGAGTCCAACCCGTACTTCACCTACGATCCCTCCAAGTGCATCGTCTGCTCGCGCTGCGTCCGCGCCTGCGAGGAGGTGCAAGGCACTTTCGCGCTGACCATCTCCGGCCGCGGCTTCGACAGCCGCGTCTCGCCGGGCATGAGCGAGAGCTTCCTCGGCTCCGAATGCGTCTCCTGCGGTGCCTGCGTGCAGGCCTGCCCGACCGCGACCCTGACCGAAAAATCCGTGATCGAGATCGGCCAGCCCGAGCATTCGGTCGTCACCACCTGCGCCTATTGCGGCGTCGGCTGCGCCTTCAAGGCCGAGATGCGCGGCGAGGAAGTGGTGCGCATGGTGCCGTACAAGGACGGCAAGGCCAATCGTGGCCATTCCTGCGTCAAGGGTCGCTTCGCCTGGGGCTACACCAACCACAAGGAACGCATCCTCAAGCCGATGATCCGCGAGCGGATCGAGGATCCCTGGAAGGAAGTCTCCTGGGACGAAGCGTTCTCCTTTGCCGCCGCGAGGATGCGCGGCATTCAGAAGAAGTACGGCCGCGACGCCATCGGCGGCATCACCTCCTCCCGCTGCACCAACGAGGAAACCTATCTGGTGCAGAAGCTGATCCGCGGCGGCTTCGGCAACAACAATGTCGACACCTGCGCCCGCGTGTGCCACTCGCCAACCGGCTATGGCCTGTCGCAGACGTTCGGCACGTCGGCCGGCACGCAGGATTTCGACTCGGTCGAGGAGACCGATGTCGCCGTCATCATCGGCGCCAATCCCGCCTCGGCTCACCCGGTGTTCGCATCGCGCCTGAAGAAGCGGTTGCGCCAGGGCGCCAAGCTGATCGTGATCGATCCGCGCCGTACCGAGATGGTGGAATCGCCCCATGTGAAGGCGCTGCATCTGCCCTTGATGCCCGGTACCAACGTTGCCGTCGTGACCGCGCTTGCGCATGTCATCGTCACCGAAGGCCTCGTCAACGAAGCCTTCGTGCGCGAGCGCTGCGACTGGGCCGAGTTCGAGGAATGGGCGGCCTTCGTCGCGCAGCCGAAGCACAGCCCGGAATCCACCGCGATCCTCACCGGCGTCGATCCGAAGGTGCTGCGCGAAGCCGCCCGCGTCTACGCCACCGGTGGCAACGGCGCGATCTATTACGGCCTCGGCGTCACCGAGCACAGCCAGGGCTCGACCACCGTGATCGCGATCGCCAATCTCGCGATGGCTACCGGTAATATCGGCCGTCCCGGCGTCGGCGTGAACCCGCTGCGCGGCCAGAACAACGTGCAGGGCTCGTGCGACATGGGCTCGTTCCCGCACGAGCTGCCGGGCTATCGCCACATCTCGGGCGATGCCGTGCGCGACCAGTTCGAGGCGCTGTGGAACGTCAAGCTCAACCCGGAGCCGGGCCTGCGCATTCCCAACATGTTCGATGCCGCGATCGAAGGCACGTTCATGGGCATCTATGTGCAGGGCGAGGACATTCTGCAGTCCGATCCCAACACTTCGCATGTGGTGGCGGCGCTGTCGGCGATGGAATGCGTCATCGTCCACGATCTCTTCCTGAACGAGACCGCGAACTACGCCCACGTCTTCCTGCCCGGCTCGAGCTTCCTCGAGAAGGACGGCACCTTCACCAATGCCGAGCGGCGTATCCAGCGCGTGCGCAAGGTGATGACGCCGAAGAACGGCATGGCCGACTGGGAGGTCACCATCGCGCTCGCCAAGGCGATGGGCTTCGAGATGAACTACAGCCATCCCTCGGAGATCATGGACGAGATCGCGGCGCTGACGCCGACCTTCACCGGCGTCTCCTACGCCAAGCTCGATGAGCTCGGCTCGGTGCAGTGGCCCTGCAACGAGAAGGCGCCGGAGGGTACGCCGGTGATGCATATCGGCGGCTTCGTCCGCGGCAAGGGCAAGTTCATCGTCACCGAATATGTCGCGACCGACGAGCGCACCGGCCCCCGCTTCCCGCTGCTGCTCACCACGGGCCGCATCCTCAGCCAGTACAATGTCGGCGCGCAGACGCGGCGCACCGAGAACGTGGTCTGGCATGCCGAGGACCGTCTGGAGATCCATCCGCACGATGCCGAGCAGCGCGGCGTGCGCGACGGCGACTGGGTTCGCCTGACGAGCCGCGCCGGCGAGACCACGCTGCGCGCGGAGATCACCGACCGCGTCTCCCCGGGCGTCGTCTACACCACCTTCCACCACCCGGATACGCAGGCCAACGTGATCACGACCGACTATTCGGACTGGGCCACCAACTGCCCCGAATACAAGGTCACTGCCGTGCAGATCTCGCCGTCGAACGGCCCGTCCGACTGGCAGAAGGCCTATGACGAGCAGGCGCGGCATTCCCGCCGCATCGTGCCGGCAGAGGCCGCGGAGTAA
- a CDS encoding LysR family transcriptional regulator, whose amino-acid sequence MIDKLELLLALAKERHFGRAAEACGVTQPTMSTGLKQLEEILGVMLVQRGSRFQGFTPEGERALDWARRIVGDARAMRDEINGLKHQLSGEIRIAAIPTVLGMVAALTTPFRARHPEVRFRIQSTTSSEVLGLLENLEVDAGLTYIENEPIGKVRTIPLYNESYRLLTAPDGMFGDRETVTWTEVGQVPLCLLTPDMQNRRIIDRALRSVGAEATPTLTSNSLLVLFTHVKTGRWASVMPAKLAETLGLSDTVRSIPIIDPEVNYSIGMVIPQRDPMTPLIAALVNVAREVAPSLQL is encoded by the coding sequence TTGATCGACAAGCTTGAACTGCTGCTGGCGCTGGCGAAGGAACGGCATTTTGGACGCGCGGCAGAGGCTTGCGGCGTGACCCAGCCGACGATGTCGACCGGGCTGAAGCAGCTCGAGGAGATCCTCGGCGTGATGCTGGTCCAGCGCGGCTCACGCTTCCAGGGGTTCACGCCCGAAGGCGAGCGGGCGCTCGACTGGGCGCGGCGGATCGTGGGCGATGCCCGCGCCATGCGCGACGAGATCAACGGGTTGAAGCACCAGCTCTCCGGCGAGATCCGCATTGCCGCGATCCCGACCGTGCTCGGCATGGTCGCCGCGCTGACGACGCCGTTCCGCGCGCGGCATCCCGAGGTGCGCTTCCGCATCCAGTCCACGACGTCATCGGAGGTACTGGGGCTGCTCGAAAATCTCGAGGTCGATGCGGGGCTGACCTATATCGAGAACGAGCCGATCGGCAAGGTGCGCACCATTCCGCTCTACAACGAGAGCTATCGTCTCTTGACCGCGCCGGACGGAATGTTCGGCGACCGCGAGACGGTGACCTGGACCGAGGTCGGGCAGGTGCCGCTGTGCCTGCTGACGCCCGACATGCAGAACCGCCGCATCATCGATCGTGCGCTGCGCTCGGTCGGCGCGGAGGCGACGCCGACCTTGACCTCGAACTCGCTGCTCGTGTTGTTCACGCATGTGAAGACAGGGCGCTGGGCAAGCGTGATGCCGGCCAAGCTCGCCGAGACACTCGGCCTCTCCGACACCGTGCGTTCGATCCCGATCATCGACCCCGAGGTCAATTACAGCATCGGCATGGTGATCCCGCAGCGCGATCCCATGACGCCGCTGATCGCGGCGCTGGTCAATGTCGCGCGCGAAGTGGCGCCGTCGCTGCAGCTGTAG
- a CDS encoding formate dehydrogenase beta subunit, whose amino-acid sequence MSMRLFVSRDAGAVAVGADEVALALEQAAAKRGAAVEIVRTGSRGMYWLEPLVEVATPQGRIAFGPVTEADVPSLLDALASNTPHLLRLGATDEIPWLKRQTRLTFARCGVIDPRSLDDYRAHGGYKGFERALSLGPDAILNEVTASGLRGRGGAGFPTGIKWKTVAQAKADRKFIVCNADEGDSGTFADRMIMEGDPFLVIEGMTTAGITVGATKGYIYIRSEYPHAVEAMNAAIVAAKRGGYLGDKIGGSAYSFDLEVRVGAGAYVCGEETSLLESLEGRRGIVRAKPPLPAHHGLFGKPTVINNVLSFAAIPFILAEGAKAYADFGMGRSRGTMPIQLAGNIRYGGLYETAFGVTLGELVDEIGGGTATGRPVRAVQVGGPLGAYFPRALFDTPFDYEAFAARDGLIGHGGIVVFDDSVDMRRQARFAMEFCAVESCGKCTPCRIGSTRGVETIEKIINGERVHENLALVEDLCNTMKFGSLCALGGFTPYPVLSALKHFREDFAPIPTTLQAAE is encoded by the coding sequence ATGAGCATGCGTCTCTTCGTCTCACGCGATGCAGGTGCGGTCGCCGTCGGCGCCGACGAGGTTGCGCTGGCGCTGGAACAGGCCGCGGCCAAGCGCGGCGCCGCCGTTGAGATCGTCAGGACCGGCTCGCGCGGCATGTACTGGCTGGAGCCGCTGGTCGAGGTCGCAACGCCGCAGGGCCGGATCGCCTTCGGCCCTGTGACCGAAGCCGACGTGCCCTCCCTGCTCGACGCGCTCGCCAGCAACACGCCGCATCTGTTGCGGCTCGGCGCGACCGACGAGATTCCCTGGCTGAAGCGCCAGACCCGCCTCACCTTCGCCCGCTGCGGCGTGATCGATCCGCGCTCGCTCGACGACTACCGCGCCCACGGCGGCTACAAGGGGTTTGAGCGCGCACTCTCGCTCGGCCCGGATGCGATCCTGAACGAAGTCACCGCGTCCGGCCTGCGCGGCCGCGGTGGCGCGGGCTTTCCGACCGGCATCAAGTGGAAAACCGTCGCGCAAGCCAAGGCCGACCGCAAGTTCATCGTCTGCAATGCCGACGAAGGCGACAGCGGCACCTTCGCCGACCGCATGATCATGGAAGGCGATCCCTTCCTGGTCATCGAAGGCATGACGACTGCCGGCATCACCGTCGGCGCGACCAAGGGCTACATCTACATCCGCAGCGAATATCCGCATGCGGTCGAGGCGATGAACGCCGCCATCGTGGCGGCCAAGCGTGGCGGCTATCTCGGCGACAAGATCGGCGGCTCCGCCTACAGCTTCGATCTCGAAGTGCGCGTCGGCGCCGGCGCCTATGTCTGCGGCGAGGAGACCTCGCTGCTGGAGAGCCTGGAAGGCCGTCGCGGCATCGTGCGCGCCAAGCCGCCGCTGCCGGCGCATCACGGCCTGTTCGGCAAGCCGACCGTCATCAACAACGTGCTGTCGTTCGCGGCGATTCCCTTCATCCTCGCGGAAGGCGCCAAGGCCTATGCCGATTTCGGCATGGGCCGCTCGCGCGGCACGATGCCGATTCAGCTCGCCGGCAACATCCGCTACGGCGGCCTCTACGAGACCGCCTTCGGCGTCACGCTCGGCGAGCTCGTCGACGAGATCGGCGGCGGCACGGCCACCGGCCGTCCGGTCCGCGCGGTTCAGGTCGGCGGGCCCCTTGGGGCCTATTTCCCCCGCGCGCTGTTCGACACGCCGTTCGACTACGAGGCGTTCGCTGCGCGCGACGGCCTGATCGGCCATGGCGGCATCGTCGTGTTCGACGATAGCGTCGACATGCGCAGGCAGGCGCGCTTCGCCATGGAGTTCTGCGCCGTCGAATCCTGCGGCAAGTGCACGCCGTGCCGGATCGGCTCGACCCGCGGCGTCGAGACCATCGAGAAGATCATCAATGGCGAGCGCGTCCATGAAAATCTCGCGCTCGTCGAGGACCTCTGCAACACCATGAAATTCGGCTCGCTCTGCGCACTCGGCGGCTTCACGCCCTACCCCGTGCTCAGTGCATTGAAGCACTTCCGGGAGGACTTCGCACCCATCCCGACCACGCTTCAGGCCGCGGAATAG